One region of Mucilaginibacter gotjawali genomic DNA includes:
- the nagB gene encoding glucosamine-6-phosphate deaminase, with product MARLNLLEETRYEKLPVTVYGNQQQASVAVAGRIAALIRGKEAKGEKTVLGLATGVTPIGVYAELVRLHKEEGLSFKNVITFNLDEYYPMQAAAAQSYVTFMNENLFSHVDIDKSHVNIPDGTLSLDEVPAFCLEYEQKITALGGLDLQILGIGRTGHIGFNEPGSAPNSGTRLVTLDDLTRNDASRDFGGKSNVPTKAITMGVGTIFKAREIILMAWSLKKAPIVKKAVEGEISGEVPATYLQLSDHVEFVLDEAAASSLTRFDTPWLVKDCHWENGLKKKAVIWLAETVNKPILKLTEEDYNNHGMAQLAVEQGPVYNINIDIFNQLQHTITGWPGGKPHADDSQRPERAQPARKRSIIFSPHPDDDVISMGGTFIRLVDQGHDVHVAYQTSGNTAVWDDDVLRFVEFAIDFNQSIGEDNSKLKQIYEDMRAFIPTKKPNQVDTKEIRDVKGFIRKTEAISGARYAGLPDSNIHFMALPFYETGKIKKNTAGEADIKLTMELLQKVKPQQVFAAGDFADPNGTHLVCFNIIVAALNRLKATEDWVKDCWLWMYRGAWHEFETHEIEMAVPLSPQEVIRKRNAIFKHQSQKDRPVFPGDDAREFWVRAEDRTRETARNYDKLGMAEYEAMEAFVRYHY from the coding sequence ATGGCGAGATTAAATTTACTTGAAGAAACGAGGTACGAGAAACTGCCGGTAACGGTGTATGGCAACCAGCAGCAGGCGTCTGTTGCCGTAGCGGGCCGCATAGCGGCATTGATCCGCGGCAAAGAAGCCAAAGGCGAAAAAACCGTATTGGGCCTGGCCACCGGGGTAACCCCCATCGGGGTTTATGCCGAACTGGTGCGCCTGCACAAAGAAGAAGGCTTGAGCTTTAAAAACGTGATCACCTTTAACCTGGATGAATACTACCCCATGCAGGCTGCCGCAGCGCAAAGCTACGTGACCTTTATGAACGAAAACCTGTTTTCGCACGTAGATATCGATAAAAGCCATGTAAATATTCCCGACGGCACCCTGTCCCTTGACGAGGTGCCCGCCTTTTGCCTGGAGTACGAACAAAAGATCACCGCCCTTGGCGGGCTGGACCTGCAGATCCTGGGCATTGGCCGTACCGGTCACATCGGCTTTAATGAGCCGGGCTCGGCGCCAAACTCAGGCACCAGGTTAGTCACCCTGGATGACCTGACCCGGAACGATGCCTCCAGAGATTTCGGCGGTAAATCAAATGTGCCCACCAAAGCCATTACCATGGGCGTGGGTACCATCTTTAAGGCCCGCGAGATCATCCTGATGGCCTGGAGTTTGAAAAAAGCCCCGATCGTTAAAAAAGCAGTAGAAGGAGAGATCTCCGGAGAAGTACCGGCTACCTATTTGCAGTTATCGGATCATGTGGAGTTTGTGCTGGATGAAGCCGCCGCAAGTTCATTAACCCGTTTTGATACCCCCTGGCTGGTAAAAGACTGTCACTGGGAAAACGGCCTGAAAAAGAAAGCCGTGATCTGGCTGGCAGAAACCGTAAACAAGCCCATTTTAAAACTAACCGAAGAAGATTATAATAACCATGGCATGGCCCAGCTGGCCGTTGAACAGGGTCCTGTTTATAATATCAATATCGACATTTTTAACCAGTTGCAGCACACGATCACCGGCTGGCCGGGCGGTAAGCCCCATGCCGACGATTCGCAAAGGCCCGAAAGGGCACAGCCGGCCCGGAAGCGCTCCATCATCTTTTCGCCTCATCCGGACGATGATGTGATCTCCATGGGCGGTACCTTTATCCGTTTGGTTGACCAGGGGCACGATGTGCACGTAGCCTATCAAACCTCTGGCAACACGGCTGTATGGGATGATGATGTATTACGCTTTGTAGAATTCGCCATCGACTTTAACCAGAGCATCGGCGAAGACAACAGCAAGCTGAAACAAATCTATGAAGACATGCGGGCTTTTATCCCTACCAAAAAACCCAACCAGGTAGATACCAAAGAGATCAGGGATGTAAAAGGGTTTATCCGCAAAACAGAAGCCATCTCGGGGGCACGGTATGCCGGCTTACCCGACAGCAATATCCACTTTATGGCTTTGCCATTTTACGAAACCGGCAAGATCAAAAAGAATACCGCCGGCGAAGCAGACATCAAACTAACGATGGAACTGTTGCAAAAAGTAAAACCGCAGCAGGTATTTGCCGCAGGCGACTTTGCCGACCCGAACGGGACACATTTGGTTTGTTTCAACATCATTGTAGCGGCATTAAACCGCTTAAAAGCCACCGAAGACTGGGTAAAAGACTGCTGGCTGTGGATGTACCGGGGGGCATGGCATGAATTTGAGACCCACGAGATAGAAATGGCCGTACCGCTATCACCACAGGAAGTGATAAGAAAACGCAACGCGATCTTTAAACACCAAAGCCAGAAAGACAGGCCGGTATTCCCGGGGGATGATGCAAGGGAGTTTTGGGTAAGGGCCGAGGACCGTACCCGCGAAACTGCCCGTAATTATGATAAACTGGGCATGGCCGAGTATGAGGCTATGGAGGCGTTTGTGCGGTATCATTATTAG
- a CDS encoding anhydro-N-acetylmuramic acid kinase: MVSLNKNLQKLFSIAQKTEKIIVGLMSGTSLDGLDIALCRFTENGLKTQFRLLHFTTISYQEAFKKEIQSVFAKREADLEKVCLLNAFIGNYYGELVLEALAGWGVDPGEVDLIASHGQTIYHAPKRLHLQADYPNATLQIGDGDHLAVKTGILTVSDFRQKHIAAGGEGAPLALYGDVLLGSKPGENRLLLNIGGIANLTYLPADGDYVKILCTDIGPGNTLIDAACQKYFNLPFDEDAKIALSGKVSDVLLAALLNQPFFDEVAPKTTGPELFSLDYVAIAQQQSNTLKISPEDLLCTLSAFTAKSISGFISANFKVEGLHLFTSGGGAKNPYIVNYLKTALPGATIEDTGVLGINPDAKEAILFALLGNEALCGEPVAIGNNPAALMGKFSFPL; this comes from the coding sequence ATGGTATCCCTCAACAAAAACCTGCAAAAGCTTTTCAGCATCGCCCAAAAAACAGAAAAAATTATTGTGGGGCTAATGTCGGGCACTTCGCTGGATGGCCTGGATATTGCGCTATGCAGGTTTACCGAAAACGGTTTGAAAACGCAATTCAGATTGTTGCATTTTACGACGATCTCCTACCAGGAGGCTTTTAAAAAAGAGATCCAATCTGTCTTTGCAAAACGGGAGGCCGACCTGGAGAAAGTTTGCCTGCTGAATGCTTTTATCGGAAATTATTATGGGGAACTGGTTTTGGAGGCGCTTGCCGGCTGGGGAGTTGATCCTGGTGAAGTTGACCTGATCGCCAGCCACGGGCAAACTATTTATCATGCGCCAAAAAGGCTGCACCTGCAGGCAGATTATCCAAACGCAACCCTGCAAATAGGGGATGGCGATCACCTGGCCGTAAAGACGGGGATATTAACGGTTAGTGATTTTAGGCAAAAACATATCGCGGCGGGAGGTGAAGGTGCGCCCCTGGCATTGTATGGTGATGTTTTATTGGGGAGCAAACCCGGTGAAAACCGGCTATTGCTGAATATTGGCGGGATAGCCAACCTTACCTATTTACCTGCCGATGGCGACTATGTTAAAATTTTGTGTACAGATATTGGCCCGGGCAATACACTGATTGATGCCGCCTGCCAGAAATATTTTAACCTGCCTTTTGATGAAGATGCAAAAATCGCCTTGTCGGGAAAGGTAAGTGACGTTTTGTTAGCGGCTTTGTTAAACCAGCCCTTTTTTGACGAAGTGGCGCCAAAAACCACCGGGCCGGAATTGTTTAGCCTGGACTATGTTGCGATAGCCCAACAACAATCAAACACCCTAAAAATCAGCCCTGAAGACCTGCTCTGTACTTTAAGCGCCTTTACTGCAAAAAGTATCTCCGGATTCATTTCGGCTAATTTTAAAGTGGAAGGCCTCCACCTATTTACCAGCGGCGGGGGCGCAAAAAACCCCTACATCGTCAATTACTTAAAAACTGCCCTTCCGGGGGCAACAATTGAAGATACAGGGGTGCTGGGCATTAACCCGGACGCCAAAGAAGCTATTTTGTTTGCGCTATTGGGCAATGAAGCATTATGTGGAGAACCAGTGGCGATAGGGAATAATCCTGCCGCATTGATGGGAAAATTCAGTTTTCCGCTATAG
- a CDS encoding NINE protein: MDMYENPYMAFPGITAEEMALLQQGTAELDENQKKYFYMVYSGKRKNPQDILLVTLLGFIWIAGIQRFLVGQIGMGLLYFFTGGFCWIGTIVDLVNYKEIALEFNRKMAYESYHIAKFSVK; this comes from the coding sequence ATGGACATGTACGAAAACCCTTATATGGCATTTCCGGGAATAACAGCCGAAGAGATGGCCCTTTTGCAGCAGGGAACTGCAGAGCTTGATGAAAATCAAAAAAAATATTTTTATATGGTATATTCCGGTAAAAGAAAAAATCCCCAGGATATTTTATTGGTTACCCTGTTGGGTTTTATTTGGATCGCCGGGATCCAAAGGTTCCTTGTCGGCCAGATCGGAATGGGCCTTTTATACTTTTTTACCGGAGGCTTTTGCTGGATAGGCACTATTGTTGACCTGGTGAATTATAAAGAGATCGCCCTGGAGTTTAACCGCAAAATGGCCTACGAAAGTTATCACATCGCTAAGTTCAGCGTTAAATAA
- a CDS encoding lipoprotein signal peptidase encodes MKAAYTKPFLLIAVIIVLDQVIKTWVRTHMLLGDQIHFMGSRGMLNYTINNGMAFGWEIGGEGGKLVLTIFRLVACIGIGYGLYHLIKHKYHRGLITCVALTFAGALGNTIDCVFYGVLFQHGKLFEGQVVDMFYFPIIRGSYPSWFPAWHGQPFEFFQPIFNLADAAISTGVIAILVFQKRYFKQEVPELSSPNSEMVEE; translated from the coding sequence ATGAAGGCTGCTTACACAAAACCTTTTTTGTTAATTGCTGTCATCATTGTGCTTGACCAGGTTATTAAAACCTGGGTACGAACACATATGCTGCTCGGCGACCAGATCCATTTTATGGGCAGCCGGGGTATGCTCAATTATACCATAAACAACGGCATGGCCTTCGGTTGGGAAATTGGCGGCGAAGGCGGCAAGCTGGTATTAACCATCTTCCGGCTGGTGGCCTGCATCGGTATCGGTTACGGCCTTTATCATCTTATTAAACACAAATACCACCGCGGGCTAATTACCTGCGTGGCGCTAACTTTTGCCGGCGCTTTAGGCAACACCATCGATTGTGTATTTTACGGCGTGCTGTTTCAGCATGGTAAATTATTTGAGGGACAGGTGGTGGATATGTTTTATTTTCCCATCATCAGGGGCAGCTACCCATCCTGGTTCCCGGCATGGCACGGGCAGCCCTTTGAATTTTTTCAGCCGATATTTAACCTCGCAGATGCCGCTATCTCAACAGGCGTTATCGCCATCCTGGTATTCCAGAAACGTTATTTTAAACAGGAAGTCCCCGAATTAAGCAGCCCCAATAGCGAAATGGTGGAAGAATAA
- a CDS encoding TraR/DksA family transcriptional regulator → MKQENEKTRYSESDLQEFKGILLEKLRSAKEELSALATSLSSPNANGTDDTAGTYKTLEDGSATLEKEQINQLAARQKKFIEQLEAALVRIENKTYGICRETGKLIPKERLRAVPHTTLSMEAKLRQ, encoded by the coding sequence ATGAAACAAGAAAACGAAAAAACCAGGTACTCTGAATCGGATCTGCAGGAATTTAAGGGTATTTTACTGGAAAAACTACGCAGCGCAAAAGAAGAACTGAGCGCATTGGCTACCTCGTTAAGCTCACCAAATGCTAACGGCACCGACGATACCGCCGGTACCTATAAAACACTGGAAGACGGCTCGGCCACATTGGAAAAAGAACAGATCAACCAACTGGCAGCACGTCAGAAAAAGTTTATCGAGCAGCTGGAAGCGGCCCTGGTACGGATTGAAAACAAAACTTACGGTATTTGCCGCGAAACCGGCAAGCTGATCCCGAAGGAGCGTTTGCGCGCGGTGCCGCATACTACCCTCAGCATGGAAGCAAAACTAAGGCAATAA
- the ileS gene encoding isoleucine--tRNA ligase has product MYKEYKQLNLSQTGKDILAFWKEHGIFEKSISSRPAANPYTFYEGPPSANGMPGIHHVMARAIKDIFCRYKTLKGYQVKRKGGWDTHGLPIELAVEKALGITKDDIGKKISVKDYNDACRKEVMRYTDVWNDLTEKMGYWVDLEDPYITYKNEYIESLWWILKEFYNKGWLYKGYTVQPYSPKSGTGLSSHELNQPGTYKMVKDTTITAQFHLKKEQQHPLMPQLFEDENEDTVILAWTTTPWTLPSNCALAVGEKIDYVKLRTFNPYTYEPVSVVLAKDLVTKYFKAEGQGEDHLKAYKAGDKIIPWEVRGTFKGVELLGLRYHQLMPYVSNEDLEKNAFLVIPADFVTTEDGTGIVHTASVFGADDFRACKENGVPSVMVKDEAGKDVPLVDKQGRFVAEVTDYAGLYVKEEYYTKEEREAPGFKATDVMIAIKLKEENKAFDVKKYEHSYPHSWRSDEPILYYPLDSWFIRTTAVKDKLVELNKTINWKPESTGTGRFGNWLENLVDWNLSRSRFWGTPLPIWREENGLEEKCIGSIADLKAEIEKSIAAGLMPADFVIDDLHRPYVDDVILTSSAGKAMYREPDLIDVWFDSGAMPYAQWHFPFENKEQFESAYPADFIAEGVDQTRGWFFTLHAIAVMLSEASDEIKAVNGRVGNKGVAFKNVISNGLVLDKNGNKMSKRLGNGVDPFATIEQFGADAARWYMISNASPWDNLKFNTEGIDEVRRKFFGTLYNTYAFFALYANIDQFNYSEAEIAITDRPEIDQWIISLLNTLSKEVDAFYADFEPTKASRAIQDFVDEHLSNWYVRLSRRRFWKSDNSYDKLSAYQTLYTCLVTIAKLMSPVAPFFADKLYSDLNEATQKEAFESVHLAYFPEYNETLVNKALEERMQMAQDISSLVLSLRKKVGINVRQPLGRILLPILNKNFEGQVEQVKELILSETNIKNIEYITDASGFIKKKIKPNFKVLGAKVGKDMKAVAEAIGKLSADEIAQLESEGNIQLNIVNSLLTTHYSLLTSDVEIIAEDVPGWQVANLGKLTVALDVTLTSELKQEGTAREVINRIQNLRKTLGFEVTDRIKAQIKCPEYIWEAVNNNLSYICAEILADSILPDNELNDGELAAIDGNEILIAITKS; this is encoded by the coding sequence ATGTATAAGGAATATAAGCAGTTAAACTTATCGCAGACAGGCAAAGACATCCTTGCTTTCTGGAAGGAGCACGGCATTTTTGAAAAGAGCATCAGCAGTCGCCCGGCAGCCAACCCCTACACGTTTTACGAAGGGCCGCCGAGCGCCAATGGCATGCCCGGCATTCACCACGTAATGGCTCGCGCCATTAAGGATATATTTTGCCGTTATAAAACGCTAAAAGGCTACCAGGTAAAACGCAAGGGCGGCTGGGATACCCATGGCCTGCCTATTGAGCTGGCCGTTGAAAAAGCTTTGGGCATCACCAAGGACGATATCGGCAAAAAGATCTCAGTAAAAGATTATAACGACGCCTGCCGCAAGGAGGTAATGCGCTATACCGATGTTTGGAACGACCTGACCGAAAAAATGGGCTACTGGGTCGACCTGGAAGACCCCTACATCACCTATAAAAACGAATACATTGAATCCCTTTGGTGGATTTTAAAGGAATTTTATAATAAAGGCTGGTTATATAAGGGTTATACCGTTCAGCCTTATTCGCCAAAATCAGGTACAGGGTTAAGTTCGCATGAGCTGAACCAGCCGGGCACCTATAAAATGGTGAAAGATACGACCATCACCGCACAATTTCACCTCAAAAAAGAGCAGCAGCATCCGCTGATGCCGCAATTGTTTGAGGACGAAAACGAGGATACGGTGATATTAGCCTGGACGACCACCCCATGGACGCTGCCATCAAACTGTGCCCTTGCCGTTGGCGAAAAAATTGATTATGTAAAGCTGCGCACGTTTAACCCTTATACTTATGAGCCGGTTAGTGTGGTGTTGGCAAAAGACCTGGTGACTAAATATTTTAAGGCCGAAGGGCAGGGCGAAGATCATCTGAAAGCTTATAAAGCCGGCGATAAAATTATTCCATGGGAAGTTCGCGGAACTTTTAAAGGGGTTGAATTGCTTGGCCTTCGCTATCACCAGCTGATGCCATATGTAAGCAACGAGGATTTGGAAAAGAACGCCTTTTTGGTGATCCCCGCCGATTTTGTAACCACCGAAGACGGTACCGGTATCGTACATACGGCCTCTGTTTTTGGTGCGGATGACTTCAGGGCCTGTAAGGAAAACGGCGTGCCATCCGTAATGGTAAAGGACGAAGCCGGCAAGGATGTGCCGCTGGTGGACAAACAGGGCCGCTTTGTAGCTGAAGTAACCGACTACGCCGGCCTTTATGTAAAAGAAGAATATTATACCAAAGAAGAACGCGAAGCACCCGGCTTTAAGGCGACCGATGTAATGATCGCCATCAAGCTGAAGGAAGAAAACAAAGCCTTCGACGTAAAAAAATACGAACACAGTTACCCGCACTCCTGGCGTTCGGACGAGCCGATCTTATACTATCCATTGGATAGCTGGTTTATCCGTACCACCGCCGTAAAGGACAAGCTGGTGGAGCTGAATAAAACCATCAACTGGAAACCCGAATCAACCGGCACCGGCCGGTTTGGTAACTGGCTGGAAAACCTGGTCGACTGGAACCTTTCGCGTTCACGTTTCTGGGGCACACCGCTGCCGATCTGGCGCGAAGAGAATGGGCTGGAAGAAAAATGTATCGGATCTATTGCCGACCTGAAAGCGGAAATTGAAAAATCAATCGCTGCCGGTTTAATGCCTGCTGATTTTGTGATTGATGACCTGCACCGGCCTTATGTAGATGATGTAATATTAACTTCATCCGCCGGCAAAGCCATGTACCGCGAACCGGATTTAATTGATGTTTGGTTTGACAGCGGCGCCATGCCTTATGCACAATGGCATTTCCCGTTTGAAAACAAGGAACAATTTGAAAGCGCTTACCCGGCTGATTTTATCGCCGAAGGCGTTGATCAAACCCGCGGCTGGTTTTTTACCCTGCATGCCATAGCGGTAATGCTGAGCGAAGCCAGCGATGAGATAAAAGCGGTTAACGGGCGCGTGGGCAATAAAGGCGTTGCTTTTAAAAATGTGATCTCGAATGGTTTGGTGCTGGATAAAAACGGCAACAAAATGTCCAAACGCCTGGGTAACGGGGTTGATCCTTTTGCTACCATTGAACAGTTTGGCGCCGATGCTGCCCGCTGGTACATGATCAGCAATGCCTCGCCATGGGATAATTTGAAATTTAATACCGAAGGGATAGATGAAGTACGCCGTAAATTCTTTGGCACGCTGTATAATACCTATGCTTTCTTTGCGTTATACGCCAATATCGATCAGTTTAACTATAGCGAAGCGGAAATAGCGATTACCGACCGTCCCGAAATTGACCAGTGGATCATCTCCCTGCTCAATACGTTAAGCAAAGAGGTAGATGCTTTTTATGCAGATTTTGAGCCGACGAAAGCCAGCCGCGCCATACAGGATTTTGTTGACGAGCATTTGAGCAACTGGTATGTACGTTTAAGCCGCCGCCGTTTCTGGAAATCGGATAACAGCTACGATAAATTATCGGCCTACCAAACATTGTACACCTGTTTGGTAACTATTGCCAAGCTGATGTCGCCGGTGGCGCCGTTCTTTGCAGATAAATTATATTCGGACCTGAACGAGGCAACCCAAAAAGAAGCCTTTGAATCCGTTCACCTGGCTTACTTCCCTGAATATAATGAAACGCTGGTAAACAAAGCCCTGGAAGAGCGGATGCAGATGGCGCAGGATATTTCCTCGCTGGTATTATCGCTCCGCAAAAAAGTGGGCATCAATGTAAGGCAGCCGCTGGGCCGCATTTTACTGCCTATACTCAATAAAAACTTTGAGGGGCAGGTGGAGCAGGTGAAAGAATTGATATTATCCGAAACCAATATCAAAAACATTGAGTATATTACGGATGCTTCTGGCTTTATCAAGAAGAAGATAAAACCAAACTTTAAAGTGCTGGGCGCCAAAGTGGGCAAGGATATGAAAGCGGTGGCTGAGGCAATTGGTAAGCTAAGTGCAGATGAGATTGCGCAACTGGAAAGCGAAGGCAATATCCAGCTCAACATTGTCAACTCACTACTCACTACTCATTACTCACTACTCACCAGTGACGTCGAAATTATCGCTGAAGATGTTCCCGGGTGGCAGGTTGCAAATTTAGGAAAACTAACTGTCGCTTTAGATGTTACACTTACCAGCGAATTGAAACAGGAGGGGACTGCGAGGGAGGTGATCAACAGGATACAAAACTTGCGCAAAACCCTCGGTTTTGAAGTTACCGACAGGATTAAAGCACAAATAAAATGCCCGGAATATATATGGGAAGCGGTGAATAATAATTTATCCTATATTTGCGCCGAAATTTTGGCAGACAGCATATTGCCTGATAATGAATTAAATGATGGCGAATTGGCCGCGATTGACGGAAACGAAATTTTGATTGCTATTACTAAAAGTTAA
- a CDS encoding energy transducer TonB, with amino-acid sequence MKPYIYLMKTCILTILLLISGKLFAQKTMEVKTGILQFRYYEDYSVLQADPSVREGGYTKYFASGDKIMCTGFYKNNLKDGLWVEYRYNGMVEDSGYYKQDRKTGIWAAYKSSGMLQIMYDYTKKDLLYLKRDSDYKTKIYTVIDSAGKKQTTLDRPPVYLDGESAFNRIIAVNVVYPAQARNNYIQGTVFIGVTINKEGAVSGYRLIKPLGYDCDESALKAVKSLPGEWLPGILDGKSVTVEYEIAVSFRFGN; translated from the coding sequence GTGAAACCTTATATTTACCTGATGAAAACCTGTATCCTTACCATCCTGCTCCTCATTTCGGGCAAACTTTTTGCGCAAAAAACCATGGAAGTTAAAACCGGTATTCTACAATTTAGATATTATGAAGATTATTCTGTACTACAAGCTGACCCAAGCGTTAGGGAAGGCGGATACACCAAATATTTCGCCTCCGGTGATAAGATAATGTGTACTGGTTTCTATAAAAATAACCTGAAAGACGGTTTGTGGGTCGAGTATCGGTATAATGGTATGGTGGAAGACAGCGGTTATTATAAGCAGGACAGAAAAACAGGGATTTGGGCGGCGTATAAGTCCAGTGGAATGCTACAAATCATGTATGATTATACCAAAAAGGATCTGCTTTATTTAAAACGGGATTCTGATTACAAAACCAAAATCTATACAGTGATCGATAGCGCGGGCAAAAAGCAAACAACTTTAGACCGCCCGCCGGTATACCTGGATGGCGAATCGGCATTTAATCGCATTATAGCCGTTAACGTTGTCTATCCGGCCCAAGCAAGAAACAATTACATACAGGGAACGGTATTTATTGGCGTAACTATTAATAAAGAAGGGGCTGTTTCGGGCTACAGACTGATAAAACCCTTAGGATATGATTGCGACGAATCAGCATTAAAAGCTGTAAAATCACTCCCTGGCGAATGGCTTCCCGGTATTTTAGATGGGAAATCAGTAACTGTAGAATATGAAATCGCTGTAAGTTTCAGGTTCGGTAATTAA
- a CDS encoding serine hydrolase domain-containing protein — translation MEKRFMRRSNRWFCTLIFSAFVLFHSACAQNPPFRGQAYVDEVNLVEKSTVLFNNAAYTIPIQNLDQQKIASVHFSYAYAAGFDSLLNKYDKVAAFNGNLYTGAKSLDDLSADLKWYNTLIVQLNEADLNNPQIADFIRFNQKTKAVIIALFGNSNALIKLNNLSLPVIWSQRISPVSAYFSAEAIFGGVAITQKLSSNISPVFRKGMGFTTGKIRLEYSVPEAVGIKSDNLIDIDNIATEAIMNQATPGCVVLVAKDGKVIFNKAYGYHTYDKTIPDKLTDIFDLASMTKISATTMETMQLYDQGKLSIDSTVGHYLPQARKTNKNDLLVKEVLEHQAGLIPDIPTLEAVKPTDYTVDSSADYPTKVNENYYLRKDYFKDVMWPLMLNSPLRTRGQYLYSDLSMCFMQQIIETITSTPENVYVQQQFYTPLGMQTAGYLPLYRFKPEQIPPTENDPVYRHALLDGYVHDPTAALMGGVAGHAGLFASANDVAILYQMMLNRGTYGGVAYIKPETVDLFTKQQSAISRRGLGFDRWDPEVSKHYPSQYASPQTYGHTGFTGTCVWVDPASHLVYVFLSNRVNPSVSPKLGSLNTRPRIMDVVYQAIQKGI, via the coding sequence ATGGAGAAAAGGTTTATGAGAAGAAGTAACCGTTGGTTTTGTACTTTAATATTTTCAGCATTTGTTTTATTTCATTCAGCATGCGCACAAAATCCGCCTTTCAGGGGGCAGGCTTATGTAGACGAGGTGAATTTGGTGGAGAAATCTACCGTGCTTTTTAATAACGCCGCCTATACTATCCCCATCCAAAATCTCGACCAGCAAAAAATAGCCAGCGTACACTTCTCTTATGCTTATGCTGCCGGTTTCGACAGCCTGCTAAATAAATATGATAAAGTGGCGGCGTTTAACGGTAATTTATACACCGGTGCCAAAAGCCTGGATGACCTTTCAGCCGACCTGAAATGGTACAATACGCTGATCGTGCAGCTAAACGAAGCCGATTTGAACAACCCGCAAATTGCCGACTTTATCAGGTTCAATCAAAAAACAAAGGCTGTAATTATTGCATTGTTTGGCAACAGCAATGCCCTTATTAAACTTAATAATTTGAGCCTGCCGGTAATCTGGAGCCAACGGATCTCGCCGGTTTCGGCTTATTTTTCCGCAGAGGCTATTTTTGGCGGGGTGGCTATTACACAGAAATTAAGCAGCAATATTTCGCCTGTTTTCCGCAAGGGGATGGGTTTCACCACCGGTAAGATCCGCCTGGAATATAGCGTACCCGAGGCTGTGGGGATAAAATCAGATAACCTGATCGATATTGACAATATCGCCACCGAGGCCATCATGAACCAGGCCACCCCGGGTTGCGTGGTGCTGGTAGCAAAGGATGGCAAAGTGATCTTCAACAAAGCCTACGGTTACCATACCTACGATAAAACCATCCCCGACAAGCTGACCGATATTTTCGACCTGGCCTCGATGACCAAAATCTCAGCTACAACCATGGAAACCATGCAGTTGTACGACCAGGGCAAACTAAGCATCGATTCAACCGTAGGGCATTACCTGCCGCAGGCCAGAAAAACAAACAAGAATGACCTGCTGGTGAAGGAGGTGCTTGAACACCAGGCCGGCCTGATCCCGGATATCCCTACATTAGAAGCGGTTAAGCCAACGGATTATACCGTCGATTCTTCTGCAGACTACCCCACTAAAGTAAATGAGAATTACTATTTACGAAAGGATTATTTTAAGGACGTGATGTGGCCCCTGATGCTGAACTCCCCCTTACGCACCCGCGGTCAATATCTTTACAGCGACCTGAGCATGTGTTTTATGCAGCAGATCATCGAAACCATAACCTCGACCCCGGAGAATGTATACGTGCAACAGCAGTTTTACACCCCGCTCGGGATGCAAACCGCCGGCTATTTACCGCTTTACCGCTTTAAGCCCGAACAAATCCCGCCAACGGAAAACGACCCGGTATACCGCCATGCCCTGTTGGACGGCTATGTGCACGACCCCACCGCCGCGTTAATGGGCGGTGTTGCAGGCCATGCCGGCCTATTTGCCAGCGCCAACGATGTGGCCATCCTTTACCAGATGATGCTGAACCGGGGAACCTATGGAGGGGTAGCATACATCAAACCCGAAACCGTGGACCTGTTTACCAAGCAACAATCGGCCATCAGCCGCAGGGGCCTGGGGTTTGACAGGTGGGACCCAGAGGTAAGTAAACATTATCCCTCGCAATATGCCTCGCCCCAAACTTACGGCCATACCGGTTTTACCGGCACCTGTGTATGGGTGGACCCGGCTTCGCACCTGGTTTATGTGTTTTTATCCAACCGCGTAAACCCGAGCGTGAGCCCCAAGCTGGGCAGCCTGAACACCCGCCCAAGAATAATGGATGTGGTTTACCAGGCGATACAAAAAGGGATTTAG